The following DNA comes from Ignavibacteria bacterium.
ATTGCTGTTGCCGCAAATCTGGTTAATATGAAACCCGGCAGTTTTGATTTTATAGGCTCAACTGCTGCTATGACCATACTGACAAGTTACCTTATTGCTTATTCTATCAGGATTTATATAATGAATTACTACAAGAACACCAGGGGCAAGGGTGTTAAACAGGATAATAAAGCTTTTTTTGCAATTGAACAGATAGCTGCAACTCTTTCCATGTTACTTGGCGGGATAATAATTTATAATTCTATTGATCTTTTCGGGTGGAACATAGAGCAGGTCATTGAGTTCCGTGAAGCATTCAACACACCTGATAATTTATGGGAATGGGCAATGATATCCGGTCTTGCATTCGGGCTGCTGGCTTTCTTTTCTGTATTTATATTCATGTTCAAAGGAAGAACTGCAACATTTGCGGGACTTGTGAACCGATTAACATCACTTATAGCCGGAACGGCTGCCACGCTGATTTTCGCTGTTGTATTTGGAGGAAAGTATCCTGTTACAGAAGACTGGATCACCCTGGGATTTATTTTAATTGCCGTTGCTTTTCTGACAAAAGCTGAAAAGAAACGTGCCCGTGAACTGAAACTTACAGGTAATTAATGAAATATAAAAATATATTATTCGATCTGGACGGAACTATTACTGATTCAAGTCCGGGTATAATAAACTCATATCTTCATTCACTTGAAAAAACCGGGTTAGCTGAAAACGATATTAACAGGCTAAAAAGTTATATCGGCTCACCCTTAAGGGCATATTATACCGAAAGGCATAATATGAATGTAAATGATTCAGATACTGCAGTTAAACATTTCAGGGAGCATTATTCAGTTACGGGAATTTTCGAAAATAATGTTTATCCGGGCATGGGTGAATTAATTGAAAAGCTGCACCGCTGCGGCTTTAAGCTTTTTATTGCCACATCAAAGCCGCTTCAGTTCGCAATAACTGTGCTTGATCATTTTAACCTGAAGGAGTATTTTATCAGCATTCACGGCTCTGATATGTCAGCAGATAATAAGCCTAAAGATAAGCTGATAGCTGACGTTTTGCTGATGAACGGATTGATTAAAAATGAAAGTATTATGATAGGGGACAGGTACCACGATATAAACGGGGCTAAACTCAATGGCATCGATTCACTAGCTGTAACCTATGGTTACGGCAGCAGGGGAGAGCTTGAACCGCTTAAACCTGAATTTTTAGTCTCCTCGTCTGCAGAAATTGAAAGAATTTTTTTCCCTTAATGACAAAGAATTTAAACGGATAATATCATAAAATAAAAAAGGATAAGATTATTCAGCTTATCCCTTTTCTCCTCCTCTAAATATCTCCTTATTAAAAAGATATCTAAAGTATAATCATTTTAATTTACCTGAGCAGTATGTAAAGCAGTATTGCGACTATACCTGCTACGGATACAATTGCATAATCCTGAACAATACCTGTCTGGAGCTTGCGCCAGTCGAGCGAAAGGCTGTTAAAGAATTTAGCAGTACCGTTCACAGCGCCGTCAATTATTTTAACATCAAGTATCTTGTAAAATATTTCTGTCAGCCACATTAAAGGCGCAATAATTATCTTATTGTAAAGCTCATCAACTCTGTACTTATCGCGAAGCAGGTTGTAGAATCCGCCTGAGAATGCATCGAGCTTTTCGCCGGACTTGAACATCTTAAGTGAAATAAGTATTGCTATAACAGCTACAAGAACTGATGATACGATAAGCCCTATTTCAGTTGAAGCAACTACGTGATTTTCAGGAAGCAGCGCAAGCGCCGGAGCGAATACAGGCTCAAGCCAGTGTTCTATCAGGTTGGGTCCGAATATATGCGGAATACCTATAAATCCGCCTATCACAGAAAGTACAGCAAGTATTATGAGCGGGAAAGTCATTAATGCCGGTGATTCATGCGGGTGAACATGTGCTTCATCATACCTTGGCTTGCCGTAGAATGTTAAAGCTATCAGGCGCCATACATAAAATGCTGTCATAAATGCGGTAAGCACTGCAATTGCGAATACAGGATAGTGTCCTGCAAAGAATAATTTAGATAGGATCTCATCTTTACTGAAAAATCCGCTGAACGGGGGAATACCTGAGATCGCAATTCCGCCCATTAAAAATGTAAGGAATGTAATTTTCATTTTATTTTTTAAGCCGCCCATCTTTGTTACATCCTGCTCTTCGTGCATTCCGTGAATAACCGAGCCAGCACCGAGAAACATTAAAGCTTTAAAGAATGCATGCGTTGTAACGTGGAATATACCGGTTGAAAAAGCGCCTGCACCCATTGCCATGAACATGAATCCAAGCTGACTGACTGTTGAGTACGCAAGTATTTTTTTAATATCGTTCTGCGCAACTGCAATTGTTGCGGCCATAAAGGCTGTTAAGCAGCCTATTATCATAACAACTTCCATTGTGATGGGAGCTGATGCAAACAGCAGGGAAGTCCTGCCGATCATATATACACCGGCTGTTACCATTGTTGCGGCATGGATAAGCGCTGATACCGGGGTCGGACCTGCCATAGCATCAGGCAGCCAAACATATAAAGGTATCTGCGCTGATTTACCAGTAGCGCCGACAAAAAGCAGTAATGTTATAATTGTGAACATTGAAACCGGAACAGCTGAACCCGGAATTGCTGCATTGATGGCAGCGAAGTTCAGTGAACCGAAGCTCATAAATATAAAGAACATTGCAAGCATAAAACCAAAATCACCAATACGGTTCACCCAGAAAGCTTTGTTAGCCGCATCACCAGCGAATTTCTTTTCATAAAAGAAGCCGATAAGTAAGTATGAACACAATCCAACGCCTTCCCAGCCAAGGAACATTAAAAGCATGTTATCACCAAGCACCAGGTTAAGCATAGCGAAAATGAAGAGGTTCAGGAATGCGAAGAATCTCGCAAAGCCTCTATCACCATGCATGTAGCCGATGGAATAAATATGAATAAGAAATCCGACGCCT
Coding sequences within:
- a CDS encoding HAD hydrolase-like protein — protein: MKYKNILFDLDGTITDSSPGIINSYLHSLEKTGLAENDINRLKSYIGSPLRAYYTERHNMNVNDSDTAVKHFREHYSVTGIFENNVYPGMGELIEKLHRCGFKLFIATSKPLQFAITVLDHFNLKEYFISIHGSDMSADNKPKDKLIADVLLMNGLIKNESIMIGDRYHDINGAKLNGIDSLAVTYGYGSRGELEPLKPEFLVSSSAEIERIFFP
- the nuoL gene encoding NADH-quinone oxidoreductase subunit L, which produces MVEYFYLITVLPLVGFLINGLFGTKIKNEKVSGIIGSLMVLGSFIITIMAYLHITSLPEGSRSITIPLFSWITTGSLNISAAYLVDPLSVTMCLIITGVGFLIHIYSIGYMHGDRGFARFFAFLNLFIFAMLNLVLGDNMLLMFLGWEGVGLCSYLLIGFFYEKKFAGDAANKAFWVNRIGDFGFMLAMFFIFMSFGSLNFAAINAAIPGSAVPVSMFTIITLLLFVGATGKSAQIPLYVWLPDAMAGPTPVSALIHAATMVTAGVYMIGRTSLLFASAPITMEVVMIIGCLTAFMAATIAVAQNDIKKILAYSTVSQLGFMFMAMGAGAFSTGIFHVTTHAFFKALMFLGAGSVIHGMHEEQDVTKMGGLKNKMKITFLTFLMGGIAISGIPPFSGFFSKDEILSKLFFAGHYPVFAIAVLTAFMTAFYVWRLIALTFYGKPRYDEAHVHPHESPALMTFPLIILAVLSVIGGFIGIPHIFGPNLIEHWLEPVFAPALALLPENHVVASTEIGLIVSSVLVAVIAILISLKMFKSGEKLDAFSGGFYNLLRDKYRVDELYNKIIIAPLMWLTEIFYKILDVKIIDGAVNGTAKFFNSLSLDWRKLQTGIVQDYAIVSVAGIVAILLYILLR